A portion of the Actinomycetota bacterium genome contains these proteins:
- a CDS encoding 4Fe-4S double cluster binding domain-containing protein, which produces MNIKERLRERALELGFAAVGFTTAGQMPVYTAEVATRPEMYAWVNTDFFSTLRGADPASKHPWARSLMVLARNYYRRGFPDELIGLYGRCYLVDERKVRGEEFARIKALFDFARLEGIRIQFDDEIPARMTAALAGIATYGKNCFVFCRDAIKGSSWLESIPLLLDADLDPDEPSLEVDCPPNCDNRCIKACPTGALYEPLKMNPFRCIAFNSYYGADITPKELREPMGAWVYGCDLCQEACPRNRPWMRTVLPPDQDLASRAADYRLASLLHMDQDFYEDRIWPRFFYMSRSRVDRWQMNAARALGNLKDPGFVPDLERSLCESPFYNVRGMSAWSLGRIGGSKARSLLERRLGMEEGVVAEEIRAALEGE; this is translated from the coding sequence ATGAACATAAAGGAGAGGCTGCGGGAGAGAGCGCTTGAACTGGGTTTCGCCGCGGTGGGTTTCACCACTGCGGGGCAGATGCCGGTCTATACGGCCGAGGTCGCGACCAGGCCGGAGATGTATGCCTGGGTAAACACCGATTTCTTCAGCACCCTGCGCGGGGCGGATCCAGCTTCCAAGCACCCCTGGGCCCGTTCCCTGATGGTACTGGCGCGCAACTATTACCGGCGCGGTTTCCCCGATGAGTTGATCGGGCTCTATGGACGGTGCTACCTCGTGGACGAGCGCAAGGTACGGGGGGAGGAGTTCGCGAGGATCAAAGCCCTGTTTGACTTCGCGCGCCTGGAGGGAATAAGGATACAGTTCGACGACGAGATACCGGCGCGCATGACGGCTGCCCTGGCAGGCATCGCCACCTATGGCAAGAATTGCTTCGTTTTCTGCCGGGACGCCATAAAGGGCTCGTCCTGGCTGGAGAGCATCCCCCTGCTACTGGATGCCGATCTGGACCCGGACGAGCCTTCACTGGAAGTGGATTGCCCTCCCAATTGCGACAATCGCTGCATCAAAGCCTGCCCGACCGGCGCCCTTTACGAGCCCCTCAAGATGAACCCCTTCCGCTGCATCGCGTTCAACTCATATTATGGGGCGGACATCACCCCGAAAGAGCTGCGTGAGCCCATGGGCGCCTGGGTCTACGGCTGCGACCTGTGCCAGGAGGCCTGCCCCCGCAACCGCCCCTGGATGAGGACGGTACTGCCCCCCGACCAGGACCTGGCATCCAGGGCCGCCGATTACCGCCTTGCCTCCCTGCTCCACATGGACCAGGATTTCTACGAGGATAGAATATGGCCGAGGTTCTTCTATATGTCCCGTTCCCGGGTTGACCGCTGGCAGATGAACGCCGCCAGGGCGCTGGGCAACCTCAAGGATCCAGGTTTCGTACCCGACCTGGAGAGATCGCTCTGTGAGAGCCCCTTCTACAATGTCAGGGGCATGAGCGCCTGGTCCCTGGGTCGCATCGGCGGGAGCAAAGCCCGCTCCCTTCTGGAGAGGCGGCTGGGGATGGAGGAGGGCGTCGTCGCCGAGGAGATCCGGGCAGCGTTGGAGGGGGAATAA
- the rplL gene encoding 50S ribosomal protein L7/L12 translates to MLEAIDAMTVLELNELVKALEEKYGVTAAAPMAVMAAGGAAAAGGEAAAEEGEKTEFDVVLLAAGDRKVQVIKEVKAITGLGLKEAKALVDDSPKAVKEKISKDEADRIAEQLRDAGAQVEIK, encoded by the coding sequence ATGCTCGAGGCCATAGACGCCATGACCGTGCTCGAACTCAACGAGCTGGTGAAGGCCCTCGAGGAGAAGTACGGGGTGACCGCCGCGGCGCCCATGGCGGTAATGGCGGCCGGCGGGGCCGCTGCCGCGGGCGGAGAGGCCGCTGCCGAGGAGGGCGAGAAGACGGAGTTCGACGTCGTCCTTCTGGCTGCCGGTGACCGTAAGGTGCAGGTCATCAAGGAGGTCAAGGCCATCACCGGACTGGGCCTGAAAGAGGCCAAAGCCCTTGTGGACGACTCCCCCAAGGCGGTCAAGGAGAAGATCTCAAAGGACGAGGCAGACCGCATCGCGGAACAGTTGCGCGACGCCGGCGCCCAGGTCGAGATAAAGTAA
- the rplJ gene encoding 50S ribosomal protein L10, whose translation MARAEKIARVEEIRKMFLDHQVIFLTDFSGLNVEEINNLRFHLRDLGAEYRVLKNTLTLLAIRDTGYEGMSSLLVGPVAAAFCAGDPMVVAKELVAFLRNNQKLEIKGGFMEGKVLEAADVRSLALLPSREVLLAKVSGALKSPIYGLHNVLAGPCRKLVYALQAVADSKSEAA comes from the coding sequence GTGGCCAGAGCTGAGAAGATAGCCAGGGTGGAAGAGATCAGGAAGATGTTCCTTGACCACCAGGTGATCTTCCTCACGGACTTCAGCGGTTTGAACGTCGAGGAGATCAACAACCTGCGCTTTCATCTGCGGGACCTGGGCGCGGAGTACCGCGTGCTCAAGAACACCCTGACCTTGCTGGCCATCAGGGATACGGGCTACGAGGGAATGAGCAGTCTGCTGGTGGGGCCGGTGGCGGCCGCCTTCTGCGCTGGCGACCCCATGGTGGTGGCCAAGGAGCTGGTGGCCTTCTTGCGCAACAATCAGAAGCTCGAGATCAAGGGCGGGTTCATGGAGGGCAAGGTGCTGGAGGCGGCCGACGTGCGCAGCCTCGCGCTGCTGCCTTCCCGCGAGGTACTGCTGGCCAAGGTCAGCGGCGCCCTCAAGTCGCCCATATACGGCCTGCACAACGTGCTTGCCGGCCCCTGCCGCAAGCTGGTGTACGCGCTGCAGGCGGTGGCGGATTCAAAGTCGGAGGCCGCCTGA
- the rplA gene encoding 50S ribosomal protein L1: MKKRSKRYRQALELYDHQKLYHPREAMAIIKKMPGSRFDDTVEVAFRLGVDPRKADQMIRGTVSLPHGTGKEMRVLVIAQGDKARDAEAAGADVVGGPEVLERIQGGWFEFDAMIATPDMMSQVGKLGKLLGPRGLMPNPKVGTVTFEVEKAVKDIKAGKIEYRVDRQGNLHLILGKKSFDERSLLENYVAVLEEIIRAKPAAAKGRYLKSITFSVSMGPGVKVDTLAVRDVLAEQQEATA, translated from the coding sequence TTGAAGAAGAGAAGTAAGCGTTACCGGCAGGCACTGGAGCTTTACGACCACCAGAAGCTATACCATCCCCGGGAAGCCATGGCCATCATCAAGAAGATGCCGGGGAGCCGCTTCGATGACACGGTCGAGGTGGCCTTCCGTCTGGGCGTGGACCCCCGCAAGGCCGACCAGATGATCCGCGGCACCGTGAGCCTTCCCCACGGCACCGGCAAGGAGATGCGCGTGCTGGTGATCGCCCAGGGGGACAAGGCACGGGACGCGGAGGCCGCGGGAGCGGATGTCGTAGGGGGTCCGGAGGTCCTCGAGCGGATCCAGGGCGGCTGGTTCGAGTTCGACGCCATGATAGCCACCCCGGACATGATGTCCCAGGTGGGAAAGCTGGGCAAACTGCTGGGGCCGCGGGGCCTCATGCCCAATCCCAAGGTGGGCACGGTGACCTTCGAGGTGGAAAAGGCGGTCAAGGACATCAAAGCGGGCAAGATAGAGTACCGCGTGGACCGGCAGGGAAACCTCCATCTCATCCTGGGCAAGAAGAGCTTCGACGAGCGCAGCCTCCTCGAGAACTACGTGGCGGTGCTGGAGGAGATCATCCGGGCCAAGCCGGCGGCGGCGAAGGGTCGCTACCTCAAGAGCATCACCTTCTCGGTTTCCATGGGGCCTGGCGTCAAGGTGGATACCCTCGCGGTGAGGGATGTCCTGGCGGAGCAGCAGGAAGCGACCGCTTGA
- the rplK gene encoding 50S ribosomal protein L11, translating to MAKKVITKIKLQISAGQANPAPPVGPALGQHGVNIMEFCKAYNAQTQSQMGTIIPVEITVYEDRSFSFVTKTPPAAVLLKQKAGIDKGSSEPNMQKVARLSRQDVLDIAQQKLADLNTKDLEAAARIIEGTARSMGITVEQ from the coding sequence ATGGCCAAGAAGGTCATAACCAAGATCAAGCTGCAGATATCCGCCGGACAGGCGAACCCGGCACCCCCGGTGGGTCCGGCCCTGGGCCAGCACGGCGTGAACATCATGGAGTTCTGCAAGGCCTATAACGCACAGACCCAGTCCCAGATGGGGACGATCATCCCGGTGGAGATCACCGTCTACGAAGACCGCAGTTTCTCTTTCGTGACCAAGACCCCGCCGGCGGCGGTGCTGCTCAAGCAGAAAGCGGGTATCGATAAGGGCTCCAGCGAGCCCAACATGCAGAAGGTAGCCCGCCTTTCCCGCCAGGACGTGCTGGATATCGCCCAGCAGAAGTTGGCCGACCTCAACACCAAGGACCTGGAGGCGGCCGCGCGCATCATCGAGGGTACTGCCCGCAGCATGGGCATCACCGTCGAGCAGTAA
- the nusG gene encoding transcription termination/antitermination protein NusG translates to MDPKWYVIHTYAGYENKVKSNLEHRIESMDMGEMIFKVVVPTEDVMEIKAGKKEVVQKKMLPGYILVNMELDDDSWYVVRNTPGVTGFVGSSAKPTPLTETEAIKLLKRPAAEKPRPKTEFEDGMSVRVSAGPFADMSGTISEINIDQSKLKVMVSIFGRETPVELTFDQVTKL, encoded by the coding sequence ATGGACCCCAAGTGGTACGTGATACACACATACGCCGGCTATGAGAACAAGGTGAAGAGCAACCTCGAGCACCGCATAGAATCCATGGACATGGGGGAGATGATCTTCAAGGTAGTGGTCCCGACCGAGGACGTCATGGAGATCAAGGCGGGCAAGAAGGAAGTGGTGCAGAAGAAGATGCTCCCGGGATATATCCTGGTGAACATGGAGCTGGACGACGACAGCTGGTATGTGGTGCGCAACACCCCGGGCGTCACCGGCTTCGTCGGCTCGAGCGCCAAGCCGACGCCGTTGACCGAAACCGAGGCGATCAAGCTGCTCAAACGGCCGGCGGCGGAGAAGCCCCGCCCCAAGACCGAGTTCGAGGACGGGATGAGCGTGCGGGTCTCCGCCGGACCCTTCGCGGACATGAGCGGTACCATCTCCGAGATCAACATCGATCAGAGCAAGCTCAAGGTGATGGTGTCCATCTTCGGGCGCGAGACGCCGGTCGAACTCACCTTCGACCAGGTGACAAAACTGTAA
- the secE gene encoding preprotein translocase subunit SecE, whose protein sequence is MPSREMRRMQQKLGMEKKKAQLKKSGGGRKKGGPKKQRVTVSQFLTEVRAEMKKVTWPTRDEVVSYTIVVLVTVVLMGGIVYFADILFTKLVDVIIL, encoded by the coding sequence GTGCCGAGCCGAGAGATGCGCCGCATGCAGCAGAAGCTGGGCATGGAGAAGAAGAAGGCCCAGCTGAAGAAGTCGGGCGGCGGCCGCAAGAAAGGCGGACCCAAGAAGCAGAGGGTGACCGTTTCCCAGTTTCTGACGGAGGTCCGCGCGGAGATGAAGAAGGTGACCTGGCCTACCAGGGACGAGGTGGTGTCGTACACCATAGTGGTGCTGGTGACCGTGGTCCTCATGGGCGGAATCGTGTACTTTGCCGACATCCTGTTCACCAAGCTGGTGGACGTGATCATCTTGTAG
- the rpmG gene encoding 50S ribosomal protein L33, translating into MRILVTMACTECKRRNYATKKNKSNDPDRIELKKYCPWCRTHTLHRETR; encoded by the coding sequence ATGAGGATACTGGTGACGATGGCTTGCACCGAGTGCAAGCGGCGCAACTACGCGACGAAGAAGAACAAGAGCAACGACCCGGACAGGATCGAACTGAAGAAATACTGTCCGTGGTGCCGCACGCATACTTTGCACCGGGAGACACGCTAG
- the tuf gene encoding elongation factor Tu: MAKKKFERTKPHVNVGTIGHVDHGKTTLTSAITRCLASQGQEVEVRSFDSIDNAPEEKERGITIAIAHVEYQTDKRHYAHVDCPGHADYIKNMITGAAQMDGAILVVSAADGPMPQTREHILLARQVGVPAMVVYLNKADMVDDPELLELVEMEVRELLTEYEFPGDDIPVVAGSALKAMECGCGKRECESCGSVMELMDAVDDYIPTPARDVDKPFLLAIEDVFSITGRGTVVTGRIERGAIHTGDEVEIVGIRPTKKTVVTGVEMFRKILDEGQAGDNVGLLLRGIGRKDVERGQVVAIPGSITPHTEFKAQVYVLSREEGGRHTPFFSGYRPQFYFRTTDITGTAMLPEGVEMVMPGDNIEMELELINPIAMEEGLRFAIREGGRTVGAGRVTEIKK, translated from the coding sequence ATGGCCAAGAAGAAATTCGAAAGGACCAAGCCACATGTGAACGTGGGCACCATCGGACACGTGGACCACGGCAAGACCACCCTCACCTCGGCCATCACCAGGTGCCTGGCCAGCCAGGGCCAGGAGGTGGAGGTGCGGTCCTTCGACTCCATAGACAACGCTCCGGAAGAGAAGGAGCGCGGCATCACCATCGCCATCGCCCACGTGGAGTACCAGACCGACAAGCGCCACTACGCCCACGTGGACTGCCCCGGCCACGCCGACTACATCAAGAACATGATCACCGGCGCCGCCCAGATGGACGGGGCCATCCTGGTGGTCTCCGCCGCCGACGGCCCCATGCCCCAGACCCGCGAGCACATCCTGCTGGCCCGCCAGGTGGGCGTCCCCGCCATGGTGGTCTATCTGAACAAGGCGGACATGGTGGACGACCCCGAGCTGCTGGAGCTGGTGGAGATGGAGGTGCGCGAGCTCCTGACCGAGTACGAGTTCCCCGGCGACGACATCCCGGTGGTGGCCGGCTCGGCGCTCAAGGCCATGGAGTGCGGCTGCGGCAAGCGCGAGTGCGAGTCCTGCGGCTCGGTCATGGAGCTCATGGACGCCGTGGACGACTACATCCCCACCCCCGCCCGCGACGTGGACAAGCCGTTCCTGCTGGCCATCGAGGACGTCTTCTCCATCACCGGCCGCGGCACCGTGGTCACCGGCCGCATCGAGCGCGGGGCCATCCACACCGGGGACGAGGTGGAGATCGTGGGTATCCGCCCCACCAAGAAGACGGTGGTCACCGGGGTGGAGATGTTCAGAAAGATCCTGGACGAGGGCCAGGCCGGCGACAACGTGGGCCTGCTGCTGCGGGGCATCGGCCGCAAGGACGTGGAGCGCGGCCAGGTGGTGGCCATACCCGGCTCCATCACCCCCCACACCGAGTTCAAGGCCCAGGTGTACGTGCTATCCCGCGAGGAGGGCGGCCGCCACACCCCCTTCTTCAGCGGCTACCGTCCCCAGTTCTATTTCCGCACCACCGACATCACCGGCACCGCCATGCTCCCCGAGGGCGTGGAGATGGTCATGCCCGGCGACAACATCGAGATGGAGCTGGAGCTCATCAACCCCATCGCCATGGAGGAAGGCCTGCGCTTCGCCATCCGCGAGGGCGGCCGCACCGTGGGAGCGGGAAGGGTAACGGAGATAAAGAAGTGA
- a CDS encoding DUF1638 domain-containing protein, whose product MKDAGGNGRKIIACATVAEELRLMGVPEEELRELEFGLHVHPEKLRETLQREIDAVPGEGDVVLGYGLCSNAAVGLVSRDHRIIIPRVDDCIALFLGSRQEHLRRLREEPGTYFLTKGWIKAAELPINDYMRLVEKYGEDRAMRVTKVMLANYKRVVLINTGNYLLDEFRAAAKSMADTLELNYEEIPGSNRMLRAMLDGDWNSEYVVVEPGQETTLAMFLVASDQ is encoded by the coding sequence ATGAAAGATGCGGGCGGCAACGGCAGGAAGATCATAGCCTGCGCCACCGTGGCGGAGGAGCTGCGCCTCATGGGCGTGCCTGAAGAGGAGCTCAGGGAGCTGGAGTTCGGGCTGCACGTCCACCCCGAGAAGTTGCGCGAGACACTGCAGAGAGAGATAGACGCCGTGCCCGGAGAAGGTGACGTCGTGCTCGGTTACGGACTGTGCTCCAATGCGGCGGTGGGGCTGGTATCGCGGGACCACCGTATCATCATCCCCCGGGTGGATGACTGCATCGCTCTCTTCCTGGGCTCCAGGCAGGAACACCTGCGGAGATTGCGCGAGGAGCCGGGCACTTATTTCCTCACCAAGGGGTGGATCAAGGCGGCGGAACTGCCTATCAACGATTACATGCGCCTGGTGGAGAAGTACGGCGAGGATAGAGCGATGCGTGTCACCAAGGTGATGCTGGCCAATTACAAGCGCGTGGTGCTCATCAACACCGGCAACTACCTCCTGGACGAGTTCCGGGCCGCGGCGAAGTCCATGGCCGATACCCTGGAGCTCAACTACGAGGAGATACCGGGGTCCAACCGCATGTTGCGCGCCATGCTCGACGGGGACTGGAACTCGGAATACGTCGTGGTCGAACCCGGGCAGGAGACCACCCTGGCGATGTTTCTGGTCGCATCGGACCAATAG
- a CDS encoding FGGY-family carbohydrate kinase yields MDYNVIGGRRKDKSLHGYVIGHDIGTGGCKSVLATTGGELLARSFEPYPIYHPRPNWAEQDPGDWWRATASATRRMMGESGIDPGRVVGLGFAGQMLGIVPVGGEGAPLCRAIIWLDSRADEQAARIIRRFGGRRVVIRVAGAEPSGKDVICKLAWLRENEPELFRSTRCFLDATGYLVHRATGEMAMDHTGAGGTGILAGRRREWSRPLARLVGLDLEKMPPIRSSIDVVGTLREEAAREMGLDAGTPVIAGMSDIPAAAAGSGALDDGDAHINIGTSSWLCLSVSRPRNLGRNGIAPVVSADPDMYLMIGESETAGACLEWFAGNLYPPDAMGREDGEGDVFRALDGIVVGTGPGAGRMLFAPWMFGERSPVTDTSVRASFVNLSLEHGRDHMLRAIYEGVAFNLRWLLDAAAGAGFACDPLRAIGGGAKSDVWMQIIADVTRRRVEAVEHPQEAGAMGCALAAALAVGERGSFRLIKEAVRVRKSFEPRPDCCPIYDELYGAFRCLYPRLSGACARLNRAAAR; encoded by the coding sequence ATGGATTACAATGTCATTGGCGGGAGGAGAAAGGACAAGAGCTTGCATGGCTACGTGATAGGCCACGATATCGGGACCGGAGGATGCAAGAGCGTTCTGGCCACCACCGGAGGCGAACTGCTGGCACGCAGCTTCGAGCCCTACCCCATCTACCATCCCCGGCCGAACTGGGCGGAGCAGGACCCCGGGGACTGGTGGCGGGCGACGGCCTCGGCCACGCGCCGCATGATGGGAGAGAGCGGCATCGACCCCGGCCGGGTGGTGGGGTTGGGGTTCGCGGGCCAGATGCTGGGGATAGTGCCCGTGGGGGGCGAGGGAGCCCCCCTGTGCCGGGCCATCATATGGCTGGACAGCCGGGCCGACGAACAGGCGGCCCGCATAATCCGCAGGTTCGGCGGCCGCAGGGTGGTCATCCGCGTGGCGGGAGCGGAGCCCTCCGGGAAGGACGTCATCTGCAAACTGGCCTGGTTGCGGGAGAACGAGCCGGAGCTCTTCCGTTCCACCCGCTGCTTTCTCGATGCCACGGGATACCTCGTCCACCGCGCCACGGGTGAGATGGCCATGGACCACACCGGGGCGGGGGGCACGGGCATCCTCGCGGGCCGCAGGAGGGAGTGGTCCCGCCCGCTGGCCAGACTGGTGGGCCTGGACCTGGAGAAGATGCCGCCCATCAGGTCGAGCATCGATGTCGTGGGCACCCTGCGGGAGGAGGCAGCGCGGGAGATGGGCCTGGACGCCGGTACGCCCGTCATCGCGGGCATGTCCGATATCCCCGCCGCCGCCGCCGGCTCGGGTGCGCTGGATGACGGCGATGCCCATATCAACATCGGCACCTCGAGCTGGCTTTGCCTCTCGGTCTCACGCCCCCGCAACCTCGGCAGGAACGGCATCGCGCCCGTGGTATCCGCCGACCCGGATATGTACCTCATGATCGGGGAATCGGAGACGGCGGGGGCTTGCCTGGAGTGGTTCGCGGGCAACCTCTATCCTCCCGATGCCATGGGACGGGAGGATGGCGAAGGCGACGTGTTCCGCGCCCTGGACGGCATCGTCGTTGGCACCGGACCGGGCGCCGGCAGGATGCTCTTCGCCCCCTGGATGTTCGGCGAGAGGTCCCCGGTGACCGACACCAGCGTACGCGCCTCTTTCGTCAACCTCAGCCTGGAGCATGGCAGGGACCACATGTTGCGCGCCATCTACGAGGGCGTCGCCTTCAACCTGCGCTGGCTGCTGGATGCGGCGGCGGGGGCCGGATTCGCCTGCGATCCCCTCCGGGCCATCGGCGGCGGCGCCAAGAGCGACGTGTGGATGCAGATCATAGCCGACGTCACCAGGCGTCGCGTGGAGGCGGTGGAGCATCCCCAGGAAGCGGGGGCCATGGGCTGCGCCCTGGCCGCCGCGCTGGCCGTGGGGGAACGCGGGTCCTTCCGACTGATCAAGGAGGCCGTGCGGGTCAGGAAGTCTTTCGAGCCGCGGCCTGACTGCTGCCCTATCTATGACGAACTGTACGGTGCCTTTCGATGTCTCTATCCCAGGCTGTCCGGCGCATGCGCCAGGCTCAACCGCGCCGCTGCCCGATGA
- a CDS encoding SCP2 sterol-binding domain-containing protein, producing MDVPENIGVKEYFEEVVPKMVDEQLSGSAITGMEGTEMSVEFDIQGDQEYKYGITVKDAKELTVSEGALDSPMIKVVISEDVWRKAVTGKMEGAMDMFTDMSQNANRKRYDTLASTKGTMNVEMTVPDGSVADLKVVFNNADSPQVTFKIALEDWAAMQRGELAGPTAFMTGKMKIEGDMPFAMSLGNLMT from the coding sequence ATGGACGTTCCCGAGAACATCGGCGTGAAGGAGTATTTCGAGGAGGTAGTGCCCAAGATGGTCGACGAGCAGCTCTCCGGCTCCGCCATCACCGGCATGGAGGGCACGGAGATGTCGGTGGAGTTCGACATCCAGGGCGATCAGGAATACAAGTACGGCATCACCGTCAAGGACGCCAAGGAGCTGACGGTGAGCGAGGGCGCCCTCGACAGCCCCATGATCAAGGTCGTCATCAGCGAGGACGTATGGCGCAAGGCGGTAACCGGAAAGATGGAAGGCGCCATGGACATGTTCACGGACATGAGCCAGAACGCCAACCGCAAGAGGTACGACACGCTTGCATCCACCAAGGGCACCATGAACGTGGAGATGACGGTGCCGGACGGGTCGGTGGCCGATCTCAAGGTGGTCTTCAATAACGCGGACTCGCCCCAGGTTACCTTCAAGATCGCGCTCGAGGACTGGGCCGCGATGCAGAGGGGAGAGCTGGCGGGTCCCACCGCTTTCATGACCGGGAAGATGAAGATCGAGGGCGACATGCCCTTCGCCATGTCCCTGGGCAACCTGATGACCTGA
- a CDS encoding CoA-binding protein, producing MDERLRNLDYAFDPRSIAFIGATESIMKWGYLILNNLMTGGYGGELYPVNPSRETILGRLAYPSVRDIPGEVDLAVFTVPAGLVLEALDDCIAKGVKAGLVITAGFKELGDEGAGVEAELLRRAREAGMVLIGPNCQGICCPKNRVFPWMPILYHPPHGNISFVAQSGNVLNMLIGPTVISGLGVAKAVSSGNEADISTEEYFSYFGEDPDTEVIVAYIEGLDDGRRFIDLSREVTRRKPIIALKGGRTQSGMSAARSHTGSMAVSESLFEAACRQAGIVLTSTIEEAAVTAGAFVNRPLPKGKRVGIVTGGGGLGVIASDFCTEIGLDVVPLSAGVLAQLTDLLPDWWVPGNPVDLVAGLDFRVLKPTIEILMRSGEVDAVMFLWIGAPRREAGIEAFKSLHGTDVTSIWDFMDNMLRKTYIELHDLMQEVQVPLYMASGLRYSDDGEDPMVSSGRPLIFTSVESACRALSAMADYQEYLAARD from the coding sequence ATGGACGAGCGGCTGAGAAACCTCGATTACGCCTTCGACCCGCGTTCCATAGCCTTCATCGGGGCGACGGAATCCATAATGAAATGGGGGTACCTCATCCTCAACAACCTCATGACTGGAGGGTACGGGGGCGAACTCTACCCGGTGAACCCCAGCCGCGAGACCATCCTGGGCCGGCTGGCCTATCCCAGCGTGCGGGACATCCCCGGCGAAGTGGACCTTGCCGTCTTCACCGTGCCGGCCGGCCTGGTGCTGGAGGCCCTGGACGACTGCATCGCCAAGGGGGTCAAGGCCGGCCTGGTCATCACCGCGGGTTTCAAGGAGCTCGGCGACGAGGGCGCCGGCGTGGAGGCGGAGCTGCTGCGCAGGGCACGCGAGGCGGGAATGGTGCTCATCGGGCCCAACTGCCAGGGCATCTGCTGCCCCAAGAACCGGGTCTTTCCCTGGATGCCCATCCTCTACCATCCCCCGCACGGCAACATCAGCTTCGTCGCCCAGAGCGGGAACGTCCTGAACATGCTCATCGGCCCGACGGTGATCTCCGGGCTGGGGGTGGCGAAGGCGGTGTCGAGCGGGAACGAGGCGGATATCTCTACCGAGGAATATTTCTCCTATTTCGGGGAGGACCCCGACACCGAGGTCATCGTCGCTTATATCGAGGGCCTGGACGACGGCCGCCGTTTCATCGACCTCTCCCGCGAGGTGACCCGGCGGAAACCCATCATCGCCTTGAAGGGGGGGCGCACCCAGTCGGGCATGTCGGCGGCCCGCTCGCACACCGGCTCCATGGCCGTGAGCGAGTCCCTCTTCGAGGCCGCCTGCCGCCAGGCGGGGATCGTCCTCACCTCCACCATCGAGGAGGCGGCCGTGACCGCCGGCGCGTTCGTCAACCGCCCCCTCCCGAAGGGTAAGCGCGTCGGCATCGTCACCGGGGGAGGCGGCCTGGGGGTCATCGCCTCCGATTTCTGCACCGAGATCGGCCTGGACGTCGTCCCGCTGTCGGCCGGCGTCCTGGCGCAGCTCACGGACCTCCTCCCTGACTGGTGGGTGCCCGGCAACCCCGTCGACCTCGTGGCCGGGCTCGATTTCCGCGTCCTCAAGCCGACAATCGAGATACTCATGAGGAGCGGAGAGGTGGATGCGGTCATGTTCCTGTGGATAGGCGCGCCCCGCCGCGAGGCCGGGATCGAGGCCTTCAAGTCGCTGCACGGCACCGACGTCACCTCCATCTGGGACTTCATGGACAACATGCTCCGCAAGACCTATATCGAGCTGCATGATCTTATGCAGGAAGTACAGGTCCCCCTGTACATGGCGTCCGGCTTGCGCTACTCCGATGACGGGGAGGACCCCATGGTGAGCAGCGGCCGACCGCTCATCTTCACAAGCGTGGAATCCGCCTGCCGTGCCCTCAGCGCCATGGCCGACTACCAGGAATATCTGGCGGCAAGGGACTGA